TGAAGCCTGGCGGCTGATAAAAAATGATTTTGAAAAATTTAATAATACGATCTCTCTGAGATGAAGTTGAAAACTCCTTATATCATCCTTTTGATTGTGTTGGCTACTGCTATTGGTATGATTATTTTTGGAAAGCCTGCTACACGGAAATTTAATGATAAGCTCAGCTTTCGCATAAAAGATAAAATACCGTATGGTTATTGGGTAGCTTATAATAATTTAAAACATCTTTTCCCGGTAGCAGGTATCAGCACTGATAAGAAAGAACCCGGCTACTGGGATTCACTTTCTGTATATGACAGTAAGCAGGCATTGCTTATTTTCTCTCCCTATTTTTATCCGAATCATGACGAGCTGGATAAGCTTATGAATTTTGTAAAAAATGGGAATGATGTTTTTATCAGCAGTATTTTTCTGAATGAAATAGCGCAGGATCAGTTTGGCATCAATTCATCTTATTATGATTATTCATACCTCCGCGCCGGACGTCCGGATGATGATACATTAAGATTATCATTACAAACTGATGCAACACAGCAAAAAGAAAACTATCAATATCCCGGTAGAAGAGTTGCTACCTTCATGAGTGAAACAAACCAGGATGTTACTTATATATTAGGCCGCGATGATCTTAACCGACCCAATTTTATACGACTAAAATCAGGTAAGGGAAATTTTTACATTCATACAGCGCCGCTTGCTTTCAGTAATTATTTCCTGTTACACAAAAGCAATATTCATTATTATGAGTCGGCGCTTTCATATTTGCCTAAGGACGCAAAGCAGGTGGTATGGGATGAGTATTATCTTTTCAAGCGCAATAACAATCCCGATGAGGACCAGGATAAAAAAGGCTTTATGAGTGTATTGCTCGGGTTTAAAGAATTCAGGTGGGCATTTATTGCAGCATTGATCCTGTTGCTGCTTTATGTATTGAATGAAATGCGTCGTAAGCAGCGGCATATACCAATTATGAAAAGGCCGGTAAACGATTCACTTGAATTTGTCAAAACGATTGGCCGCTTATATTTTGAAAAAGCAGATCATCGGAATCTTTGCCGAAAGATGTCAGGTTATTTCCTGGATTATATTCGTACACGATATAATATTCCAGTTGCAAACAGGAACGAAGAATTTATTAATGTAGTAAGTTATAAAACAGGATATCCGGCAGAAGATCTCAGAACTATTGTAAACTTTATTAATAATATTGAAAGTGTTAGCATATCCGATTCACAACTTAAAAATTTTCACCGGAATCTTGAAGATTTTTATTCAAAAACTTAATTATTAAACACACTAAAACAACAAACCAAGTAATATGGATGATCCGCAAATATTTCAGCAACGCACCGATCTTTCGGCTTTGAACAACGCAGTTGGGTCTATTTATTCTGAAATACGAAAAGTGATCGTTGGACAGGACGAAATGATCCGGTTGATATTAACTGCGCTGCTGGCAGACGGGCATGTGCTGATAGAAGGTGTGCCGGGTGTAGCAAAAACATTAACTGCTAAACTGGTCGCAAAAAGTGTTGATGTCGGTTTTAACCGCATTCAGTTTACACCTGACCTGATGCCAAGCGATGTGTTAGGTACACCGGTTTTCAATCCCCGTGAAGCTAGTTTTGAATTTAAGAAAGGCCCTGTATTCAATAATCTTGTTTTAGTGGATGAGATAAACCGTGCCCCTGCAAAAACACAATCCGCATTGCTGGAGATAATGGAAGAACGGCAGGCTTCTGTGGATGGCAAAACATACCTGATGGCAAATCCATTTATGGTGCTGGCTACACAAAATCCTGTAGAGCATGAAGGAACTTATCGTTTGCCTGAAGCACAATTAGATCGTTTCCTTTTTAAAATACTGGTTCCTTATCCAAGTGAACAGGAAGAAATAACTATACTCACACAGTTTCATCGGATGGGAAATACACCTGCACAGGATATGATAAAACCCGCCATTACGGGTCAGCAGGTAATCGCATTACGGCAACAGGTAAAAACATTGTTGATCGAGGAACGTTTGTTGCAGTTTATCGGGAAACTGATACACTTGACAAGAAATCACAAATCAATTTATTTGGGTGCATCGCCGAGGGCATCACTGGCAATAATGAATGCATCAAAAGCAACTGCGGCTATGCAAGGACGGGATTTTGTAACGCCTGAAGATATTATCAATGTAGCTACACCCGTGCTACGTCATCGCATCATTCTTGCACCAGATAAAGAAATGGAAGGAATAACAGAAGATGAAGTTATAAGACAGATCATACAAGGAATGGAAGTGCCGAGGTAAGAATCATCAGTCAATACAATTTATCAATCTAACAACCGGCTCATTGCATAATTCATTTTTTTTAAACAGGATCGTTTTTCTCATCGGCCTTTCCGGCGTGATGGTTTTTGTGCTGAGTTATTTCTTTCCTCAGTTTTTTCAGTTAGGATCGATCGTATTTCTATTACTGGCTATTGCAGTTGTAGTTGATACGATACTTTGCTATTCGAATAAAAAAGGAATAGTAGCTTCAAGAAAGCTGACTGAACGTTTTAGTTTAGGTGATGAAAATAAAGTATACCTGCAACTGAAAAATAATTATGTATTCCCCGCACAAATAAGTGTGATTGATGAATTGCCTGTTCAATTCCAGGACAGGAACTGGATACGCAAGTTAAAGGTCCCCGGCAATTCATCTGAGCAGATCATGTACACATTGCGGCCTGTAAGTCGTGGTGAGTATGTTTTTGGAAGTATTAATGTATTTGTGAATGGCCCGTTACAGTTAGTGAAAAGAAAATTTTCCTTCAAAGCAGAGGAAGTCGTAAAAGTCTATCCTTCCTATATACAAATGCGGCGTTTTCAACTTGTGGCTGTTAGCAACCGGGTACAGGAAACAGGGGTGAAGCGGATGCGAAAGTTGGGACATAGTATGGAATTTGAACAGATAAAAGAATATGTAAGAGGAGATGATTTCAGAACGATCAATTGGAAGGCCACTGCGAGAAAAGGTGACCTGATGGTAAATAACTATACCGATGAAAGAAGTCAACAGATCTATTGTGTGATAAATAAAGGACGTCTGATGAAAATGCCTTTTGAGGGATTGTCATTACTAGATTATGCGATCAACTCTTCACTGGTATTAAGCAGTGTGGCTTTGGCAAAACAGGACAAAGCAGGTTTGATAACCTTTGCTGAAAATCTTGACACATTTATACAAGCAGATAAGAAACCTACGCAGATCAATAAGATACTTGAGACATTATATAATCAGCAAACCCGTTATCTCGAACAGGATTTTGAAAAACTATATGCCGTGATCCGCAACCGGATCACTAACCGTAGCTTGCTCGTACTATTCACTAATTTTGAAAGTATGGAAGGATTGCAGCGCAATATAGCGGCGCTGAAAAAAATTGCAGAGCATCACCTGCTGCTGGTTATATTTTTTGAAAATACAGAGCTAAAATCTATTGAAAAGAAAAAAGCTGGCTCTACCGAAGAAATTTACATAAAAACCATTGCAGAGAAATTTAATTTTGAAAAAAGACTGATGGTAAAAGAATTGCACAAACATGGTATTGCCTCTATCCTTACTCCGCCTCAAAATCTTTCCGTTAATACTGTGAATAAATACCTTGAGTTAAAGAACAGGATGTCTATCTGATGTTTAAAGTTTAAGGTTTGATGTTAAATGTTAACTTTAAACTTTAAACTTTAAACCTTAAACGGATGAACGAAGATATTTTACCGGGGAACAAGTACGCAGAAGGGCAGCTGCTACTGATTGATAAACCACTTTTGTGGACTTCATTTGATGCGGTAAGAAAAATAAGGAACGCAATTAAAATTAAGAAAGTGGGACATGCCGGCACACTCGACCCCCTTGCTACCGGCTTACTTATTATCTGCACAGGAAAGTTTACAAAAAAGATAAATGAATATATGGCGCAGGAAAAAGAATATACCGGTACAATTACATTAGGCGCTATAACACCTACTTACGATCTTGAAAGTGATCCGGTAAATTTTAAACCTGTTGACACAATTGATGAAGTGCAAATAAGAGATGCCACAAAAAAATTTATGGGTGAAATTATGCAGGTTCCGCCTGCACATTCAGCTATAAAAATAGATGGTAAAAGAGTTTATGAACTGGCAAGAAAAGGGCTGGAGGTAAAACTTGAGCCAAGGAAGATCACAATTAAAGAATTTGAAATAACAGCTATTGAAATGCCGGTTGTAAGTTTCAAAATTGTGTGCACAACCGGAACCTATATCCGTAGTCTTGCCAATGATTTTGGAGAAGCATTAGGTTGTGGTGCTTATTTGAGTAGTTTATGTCGCACAAGAATTGGTGAATTTAAATTGAGCGAGGCTCAATCTATACATGAGTTTATTGATGATCTGAAAAAGACTACAACACAAACGGATAGTTGATGCCTAATTGTAATGTTCCGTTGAATAATTGAAAATCGTAGAACCATTTGTTTTGCTTATAGGCACTGGCAGGTTCAGGACTTGGATCCTTTACTTTATACGCATAATCCAGGCGAAGAATAAATAAACTAAAGTCGACCCTCAAGCCCATACCCATGCCTATGGCAAGATCTGTTCCAAGCCTGCTTAGTTTAAATACAGCTACCTGTTCTTCGGGTGTGGCTGGTACGGCTTCTTTTTTCAGGTACCAGATATTTCCCATATCGGTAAATAATGCGCCATTGAATTTTACACCTGCATATTTAAAAAGATGAAAACGATATTCAATATTTCCTTCGAATTGTACATCGCCATACCGCTCTGGTGTACTTCCTGAACCATTGAATTCTTTGATCACAGAACCCTGTCCAAGCCGACGTAACTGCCATGCCCGCATACTATTGGGTCCACCTGCATAAAATGATTTAAAGAAGGGCATATTGTTTCGCTTATTCGGATTTTCAGTAGCACCAAGCTCATAACCGATGCCAACCATCATCCGCATAGCCAGAACCTTTTTAGCAAGCCCGTCATTCCATTTTTTAAGTATCATCTTACGTGATATCTCAGCTTCAACTTTTATAAAACGATATAAGTTTGTGTCAAAGAATTTATTTTTAATAACACCAGTAAAAACACCTGATTGCTCAACATTTAACCTGAAAAAATTCAATCGGTTCGGTTTTCCCCAGTTTACATTATAACGGGCAATTGCAGATAATATCAAGCCATCTGTAAATTGGTTTTTATAAATGGGATTGGTGGCAAACAATGCATTGAGGCTATCCCTTGGCAAAAGAACCGAATATTCAAAATTGGGTAAGAGAAATGTAATGCTCTTGTTGTTCCATTCATATTGATAGCCCCAGGAAACATTGATCGTTTTCTGGTTGAAATAATCGATACGATCAGTAATGCCACCACCAAACGAGAATATCGTTCTTGCATTATCACGAAAATGAATACTGGGTTTTATAAAATTGGGAGCAATAAAACGTGGGAAATAAATATTCTGGTTAAGTAAAAATGTTTGGGTCTGAATTCCCCTGCCACCGCCAAATTCAATACCATACCGAAAGGTTGTAACAGAGTTATTGGCTGATCTTGCAAAGTTCCTGTTTTGAAACGCAAGATTAAGTCCCATTCCCCAGAGATCACCTGTAATAGCACTTTGGTTCCGGGTTCCCTCGAGTGTAAGACTATAAGCATACTTATCAGCAGGCGATAATCTTGCTTCAAAATCAACCGTGTCAGTTGCTCCTCTTATTTTAGGTTCTATACTTACAAGTTTCCATGCTCCGAGTGCATTATAACGATTAATTGTCCTTACCAGGTCTTTCTGGCTGTAAAGATTCCCATGACGCAAATAAAAATTGCGGTGAAGAAATCCTGGGTTGAAAATATCTTGACTATAAACAATTTTAAAACGGCCTGAATCAAGTAAAAGTGTCCTGTTAATGGTAAAAGCAGAATCCACTGTAACTTCCGGGTACATCGTTACATTACCGATATAGAATTTTATAAGGCGGGAAGTGTCAACACCCGGTTTAAAACGATATTCAAGATTGGCAGTTGGGTTTTCTTGCCGGCTTTTAATTTTTTCTAAGAGATCGATCTGTTCAAACGGATCAAGGCTTGGTTGCAGCAATGAAACATCCAATGTATCCCAAAGTCCCATTATGTCTGTTCCTGTGAAACGGAGGTAACCACTATTTCTGAATAATTCTACTAACCGGTCACGTTCTGTAGTCATAGCAATTTTAGCAAATGCATCACCTTTTTTAACCTGCGCATCTTTCATATTCTTTTCAACAATGTCCTGTATTTCTGCTTTGCTGAATTTATAAATGACAGTATCAAGTGTCATCAGCTTGCCCGGTTTTGCGATAAAGTTTACCTTTGTTCTTTGCTGATCCTTTACAGTGTCAATCGTATAATTGTAACTGATATCTCCGTAATAATAACCAGATGACCGAAGCAACCGCTGCATAAATTCGATTGATTTTACAGCCGACGAGGAATCAAAAGCGGGAGGTTTGTCAAGGCTTTTGTGGAAGAATAGAAGACGTTTAAGTGTAAATTTCGATGCTGTCCGGGCAAGCATACTATCTTCTAATTGATTTTCTAACTGTGATTCCAGGTGGCCCCGTTCCTCATTTGTAAAATTACCTTCAACTGATATATTTGTTTCAAAAACAAAAGGCTTATTTTTCGGATAATTCTTGGGAACAACACCGCAGCTTGTAACGAACAAAACTGAAAAACAGGCGATGCTTAATTTTAGTAAAGCAGAAATTTTCGATGGCCTGATTTTCATTAATTTAAATTAGTTAAATGCTATGCTTTCAAAAATGCAGCTCAAATATATCCAAAGTTTAGGCCAGAAAAAAAGCCGTGACGAGGAAGGGCTGTTTATTGCTGAAGGGCCTAAGATAGTCGATGAATTCTTAATACACTCAACCGGGGCTATTAAACAGGTTTATGCTCTTAAGAATTGGATCGATGAGAATAAAGGAAAGATTGGAAATACAGAATTGTATGAGATAGACGAAACGGAATTGGGAAGGGTGTCGCAACTGAAAACTCCTAATCAGGTGTTTGCAGTGGTGAAGAAATTTGAATCTAATGCTTCTGCTGATTTGAAAAATAAGATCACTCTTGCCCTTGATACAATTCAGGATCCCGGGAATATGGGAACTATTATTCGCATTGCGGACTGGTTTGGTATACGGAACATTATCTGCAGCAAAGATTCGGCGGATATTTATAATCCAAAAGTTGTGCAAGCCACAATGGGAAGTATTGCACGGGTAAATATTGTTTATACTGATTTGCAAAAATGGTTGAGTGAAAATAAATCGACCGGCATTTATGCAACAGCAGTTTCCGGTAAACCAGTAAATGCAATTGGAAAATTAAAGGAAGGAATTATTATTGTCGGCAATGAATCAAAAGGTGTGCATGATGAAATACTTGCTGCTGCTAATGAAAAAATTTCTATTCCCCGCATTGGCAATGCAGAATCACTTAATGCAGCGGTGGCGACAGGGATTATTCTTTCTCATATTTGCTAGCTATTGGATGCTGGATACTGGATTCTAGATATGGGATAGGTTTTAAATTAATAGTCAGCTTTGCTTATCCAGCATCCAGAGACCAGTATCTTGTATCTGACCTACCTGAACTGTATTGCTTTTACTGGTTGTATTCTTCTTACGAGCAATGATGGAATTGTCAAAATCACTAAACAGACAGCGAAGGTGCATGAAATGATAAGGAGTATTTGCCACCAAACAATTTTTACTGCAGCCTCACTCAGGTAATAAGCCTCTTCTTGTAGTTTAATAAAACCAGTTTCCTGTTGCAGGTACAAAAGACCGAGGGCCAGTAATGTGCCGAGGATTATGCCAGTTATAGTTATGATC
This genomic interval from Bacteroidota bacterium contains the following:
- a CDS encoding RNA methyltransferase — protein: MLSKMQLKYIQSLGQKKSRDEEGLFIAEGPKIVDEFLIHSTGAIKQVYALKNWIDENKGKIGNTELYEIDETELGRVSQLKTPNQVFAVVKKFESNASADLKNKITLALDTIQDPGNMGTIIRIADWFGIRNIICSKDSADIYNPKVVQATMGSIARVNIVYTDLQKWLSENKSTGIYATAVSGKPVNAIGKLKEGIIIVGNESKGVHDEILAAANEKISIPRIGNAESLNAAVATGIILSHIC
- a CDS encoding MoxR family ATPase; the encoded protein is MDDPQIFQQRTDLSALNNAVGSIYSEIRKVIVGQDEMIRLILTALLADGHVLIEGVPGVAKTLTAKLVAKSVDVGFNRIQFTPDLMPSDVLGTPVFNPREASFEFKKGPVFNNLVLVDEINRAPAKTQSALLEIMEERQASVDGKTYLMANPFMVLATQNPVEHEGTYRLPEAQLDRFLFKILVPYPSEQEEITILTQFHRMGNTPAQDMIKPAITGQQVIALRQQVKTLLIEERLLQFIGKLIHLTRNHKSIYLGASPRASLAIMNASKATAAMQGRDFVTPEDIINVATPVLRHRIILAPDKEMEGITEDEVIRQIIQGMEVPR
- a CDS encoding DUF58 domain-containing protein, which gives rise to MVFVLSYFFPQFFQLGSIVFLLLAIAVVVDTILCYSNKKGIVASRKLTERFSLGDENKVYLQLKNNYVFPAQISVIDELPVQFQDRNWIRKLKVPGNSSEQIMYTLRPVSRGEYVFGSINVFVNGPLQLVKRKFSFKAEEVVKVYPSYIQMRRFQLVAVSNRVQETGVKRMRKLGHSMEFEQIKEYVRGDDFRTINWKATARKGDLMVNNYTDERSQQIYCVINKGRLMKMPFEGLSLLDYAINSSLVLSSVALAKQDKAGLITFAENLDTFIQADKKPTQINKILETLYNQQTRYLEQDFEKLYAVIRNRITNRSLLVLFTNFESMEGLQRNIAALKKIAEHHLLLVIFFENTELKSIEKKKAGSTEEIYIKTIAEKFNFEKRLMVKELHKHGIASILTPPQNLSVNTVNKYLELKNRMSI
- the truB gene encoding tRNA pseudouridine(55) synthase TruB, with translation MNEDILPGNKYAEGQLLLIDKPLLWTSFDAVRKIRNAIKIKKVGHAGTLDPLATGLLIICTGKFTKKINEYMAQEKEYTGTITLGAITPTYDLESDPVNFKPVDTIDEVQIRDATKKFMGEIMQVPPAHSAIKIDGKRVYELARKGLEVKLEPRKITIKEFEITAIEMPVVSFKIVCTTGTYIRSLANDFGEALGCGAYLSSLCRTRIGEFKLSEAQSIHEFIDDLKKTTTQTDS
- a CDS encoding DUF4350 domain-containing protein, with product MKLKTPYIILLIVLATAIGMIIFGKPATRKFNDKLSFRIKDKIPYGYWVAYNNLKHLFPVAGISTDKKEPGYWDSLSVYDSKQALLIFSPYFYPNHDELDKLMNFVKNGNDVFISSIFLNEIAQDQFGINSSYYDYSYLRAGRPDDDTLRLSLQTDATQQKENYQYPGRRVATFMSETNQDVTYILGRDDLNRPNFIRLKSGKGNFYIHTAPLAFSNYFLLHKSNIHYYESALSYLPKDAKQVVWDEYYLFKRNNNPDEDQDKKGFMSVLLGFKEFRWAFIAALILLLLYVLNEMRRKQRHIPIMKRPVNDSLEFVKTIGRLYFEKADHRNLCRKMSGYFLDYIRTRYNIPVANRNEEFINVVSYKTGYPAEDLRTIVNFINNIESVSISDSQLKNFHRNLEDFYSKT